One Cupriavidus taiwanensis DNA window includes the following coding sequences:
- a CDS encoding NAD-dependent protein deacetylase codes for MQPPQPSPAAEAALFDFVQRHPRLFVLTGAGISTDSGIPGYRDARGQWQRSPPITLQAFLGSHAGRQRYWARSMLGWPLAGQARPNDAHHALARLGEQGRMTALVTQNVDGLHQRAGSQGVIELHGSLASAICLDCGASHDRAGLQEWLVSRNAALRDVIAPPAADGDVHFESPLFAQFQVPDCGHCGGILKPDVVFFGESVPRPRVDAARAALAAADAMLVVGSSLMVYSGYRFCVWAGQMGKPVAALNLGTTRADAMLALKVEAGCAPALQALVQRLQPGTAGLR; via the coding sequence ATGCAGCCACCGCAGCCTTCCCCGGCAGCCGAAGCGGCGCTGTTCGATTTCGTGCAGCGCCACCCGCGCCTGTTCGTGCTGACCGGCGCCGGCATCAGCACCGATTCCGGCATTCCCGGCTACCGCGACGCGCGCGGCCAGTGGCAGCGCTCGCCGCCGATCACGCTGCAGGCCTTTCTCGGCTCGCATGCCGGACGCCAGCGCTACTGGGCGCGCAGCATGCTCGGCTGGCCGCTGGCGGGGCAGGCGCGGCCCAACGACGCGCACCATGCGCTGGCGCGGCTCGGTGAGCAGGGCCGGATGACGGCGCTGGTCACGCAGAATGTCGACGGCCTGCACCAGCGCGCCGGCAGCCAGGGCGTGATCGAGCTGCACGGCAGCCTGGCCAGCGCCATCTGCCTGGACTGCGGCGCCAGCCATGACCGCGCCGGCCTGCAGGAGTGGCTGGTGTCGCGCAACGCCGCGTTGCGCGACGTGATCGCGCCGCCCGCCGCCGATGGCGACGTGCATTTCGAATCGCCGCTGTTCGCGCAGTTCCAGGTCCCGGATTGCGGCCATTGCGGCGGCATCCTCAAGCCCGACGTGGTGTTCTTCGGCGAATCCGTGCCGCGCCCGCGTGTCGACGCCGCCCGCGCGGCGCTGGCCGCCGCCGACGCGATGCTGGTGGTGGGATCGTCGCTGATGGTCTATTCCGGCTACCGCTTCTGCGTCTGGGCGGGCCAGATGGGCAAGCCGGTGGCCGCGCTCAACCTGGGCACCACGCGTGCCGATGCCATGCTGGCGCTGAAGGTCGAGGCCGGCTGCGCACCGGCGTTGCAGGCCCTGGTGCAGCGGCTGCAGCCGGGCACTGCAGGATTGCGTTGA
- a CDS encoding CaiB/BaiF CoA transferase family protein, producing MLHRALEGIRVLDLSRILAGPWCTQNLADLGAEVTKVEHPERGDDTRGWGPPYLDAPAGTEGDPRLSGYFICCNRGKRSVTIDYGTAEGAAQVRELARQADVLVENYKVGTLRRYGLDYDTLKAINPRLVYLSITGFGQSGPMADKPGYDYVFQGMGGLMSYTGQPDGTPGAGPLRTGVAVVDLSTGMYATSAVLAALYQRQATGAGAHLDIALLDVAVAMNANQAANYLVSGQNPQRSGNAHPNCAPYEVFRCADGHLILAIGNDSQFARFCAVAGIPALAQDPRYATNSARIEHLDALRARLTALFPTRTRAAWTEAFDAAGVPWGPIHTMDEVFAHPQVQHRRLMQVAQHPVMGRVPMVRNPMLAGHEGPPAAPPLLGEHSPPR from the coding sequence ATGCTGCATCGCGCCCTGGAGGGAATCCGGGTCCTGGATTTGTCGCGCATCCTGGCCGGTCCCTGGTGTACCCAGAACCTGGCCGACCTGGGCGCCGAGGTGACCAAGGTCGAACACCCCGAACGCGGCGACGATACCCGCGGCTGGGGGCCGCCGTATCTCGATGCCCCGGCCGGTACCGAAGGCGATCCGCGCCTGTCCGGCTACTTCATCTGCTGCAACCGCGGCAAGCGCTCGGTCACGATCGACTACGGCACGGCCGAGGGCGCCGCGCAGGTGCGCGAGCTGGCGCGCCAGGCCGACGTGCTGGTCGAGAACTACAAGGTCGGCACGCTGCGCCGCTACGGGCTGGACTACGACACGCTCAAGGCAATCAACCCGCGCCTGGTCTACCTGTCGATCACCGGCTTCGGCCAGAGCGGGCCGATGGCGGACAAACCCGGCTACGACTACGTGTTCCAGGGCATGGGCGGGCTGATGAGCTACACCGGCCAGCCCGACGGCACGCCCGGCGCCGGCCCGCTGCGCACCGGCGTGGCCGTGGTCGACCTGTCCACCGGCATGTATGCCACCTCGGCGGTGCTGGCCGCGCTGTACCAGCGCCAGGCCACCGGCGCGGGCGCGCATCTGGATATCGCGCTGCTCGACGTCGCGGTGGCGATGAACGCCAACCAGGCCGCCAACTACCTGGTGTCGGGCCAGAACCCGCAGCGCAGCGGCAACGCCCACCCCAACTGCGCCCCCTATGAAGTATTCCGCTGCGCCGACGGCCACCTGATCCTGGCGATCGGCAACGACAGCCAGTTCGCGCGCTTCTGCGCCGTGGCCGGCATCCCGGCGCTGGCGCAGGACCCGCGCTACGCCACCAATTCCGCGCGCATCGAACACCTGGACGCACTGCGCGCCCGGCTGACCGCGCTCTTCCCCACGCGCACCCGTGCCGCCTGGACCGAGGCCTTCGATGCCGCCGGCGTGCCCTGGGGCCCGATCCACACCATGGACGAAGTCTTCGCCCATCCGCAGGTGCAGCACCGCCGGCTGATGCAGGTGGCTCAGCACCCGGTGATGGGGCGCGTGCCGATGGTGCGCAACCCGATGCTGGCCGGGCACGAGGGCCCGCCGGCAGCGCCGCCGCTGCTGGGCGAACACAGCCCGCCGCGCTGA
- a CDS encoding oxidoreductase-like domain-containing protein, with protein sequence MSPVVPAAPLAGSTITPDDPRPEPPERPADGECCGSGCDPCIFDYYYQELDRYREALRAWEARQAARQAEEPST encoded by the coding sequence GTGTCTCCCGTCGTCCCCGCCGCCCCCCTAGCCGGTTCCACGATCACCCCCGACGATCCCCGCCCCGAGCCGCCGGAACGGCCCGCCGACGGCGAGTGCTGCGGCTCCGGCTGCGATCCCTGCATCTTCGATTACTACTACCAGGAGCTGGACCGCTACCGCGAGGCACTGCGGGCGTGGGAAGCGCGCCAGGCCGCGCGCCAGGCCGAGGAACCGTCCACGTGA
- a CDS encoding LysR family transcriptional regulator — MRYELTDLRLFQAIADAQSLSGGASATHITASAASYRLKNLEHAMGTPLFVRSARGMELTPAGETLLVHVRELLLGVERMHGEVGRFSAGLKGNIRLLANSSSLNGFIIPSVSRFLLANPDVNIDLEERASQSILAAVAAHEADVGILAGDFQSGGDAAGVRSVRYARDELMLVMAADHPLAREPEVRFGAALAFDFVCMSRTSSNFLFLREMAQRAGKGPNVRLHAHSFDAVLSLAEAGVGVALVPRSVAAQALREARVAGVRLAEPWALRELNLIVRADGKLPAFAEAFAQFLLNDPRVVATREGGAVAATAP; from the coding sequence TTGCGTTACGAACTGACCGACCTGCGCCTGTTCCAGGCCATTGCCGATGCGCAAAGCCTGTCCGGCGGCGCATCGGCCACGCACATCACCGCGTCGGCGGCGAGCTACCGGCTGAAGAACCTCGAGCACGCCATGGGCACGCCGCTGTTCGTGCGCAGCGCGCGCGGCATGGAGCTGACGCCGGCCGGCGAAACCCTGCTGGTCCACGTGCGCGAGCTGTTGCTTGGCGTCGAGCGCATGCATGGCGAAGTGGGGCGCTTCTCGGCCGGGCTGAAGGGCAATATCCGGCTGCTGGCCAACAGCAGCTCGCTCAACGGCTTCATCATCCCCAGCGTGAGCCGCTTCCTGCTGGCCAATCCGGACGTGAACATCGACCTGGAGGAGCGCGCCAGCCAGTCGATCCTGGCGGCGGTGGCGGCGCACGAGGCCGATGTCGGCATCCTGGCCGGAGACTTCCAAAGTGGTGGCGATGCGGCCGGCGTGCGCTCGGTGCGCTATGCGCGCGACGAGCTGATGCTGGTGATGGCGGCGGACCACCCGCTGGCGCGCGAGCCCGAGGTGCGCTTCGGCGCGGCGCTGGCGTTCGACTTTGTCTGCATGAGCCGCACCAGCAGCAACTTCCTGTTCCTGCGCGAGATGGCGCAGCGCGCGGGCAAAGGCCCCAACGTGCGCCTGCATGCGCACAGCTTCGATGCGGTGCTGTCGCTGGCCGAGGCCGGCGTGGGCGTGGCGCTGGTGCCGCGCAGCGTGGCGGCGCAGGCTTTGCGCGAGGCGCGCGTGGCGGGAGTGCGGCTGGCCGAGCCGTGGGCCTTGCGCGAGCTGAACCTGATCGTGCGCGCCGACGGCAAGCTGCCCGCGTTTGCCGAGGCGTTCGCGCAGTTCCTGCTCAACGATCCGCGCGTGGTGGCCACGCGCGAAGGCGGCGCCGTGGCTGCCACGGCGCCGTAG
- a CDS encoding enoyl-CoA hydratase — protein sequence MSTLQQEPHAGVEIDARGIATVTIREAGSLNILSTPVIASLTRAIEALAANDAVRVLVLRGTGDKGFIGGADIKEMAALDRASAEAFISGLRRLCDAVRHLPVPVIARMPGWCLGGGLELALACDIRIAADNAQLGMPEVKVGIPSVIHAALMPRLIGNARTAWMLLTGEISDAAEALQWGLVSRVVPLDGLDQEVERVAALLAGFGPVAVRQQKRLLREWEDAPLDVSIDNSVTEFGSAFDTGEPQQHMATFLNRKR from the coding sequence ATGAGCACACTTCAGCAGGAACCGCACGCCGGCGTCGAGATCGACGCGCGCGGCATTGCCACCGTCACCATCCGCGAGGCGGGCTCGCTCAATATCCTGAGCACGCCGGTAATCGCCTCGCTCACGCGCGCGATCGAGGCGCTCGCCGCCAATGACGCGGTGCGCGTGCTGGTGCTGCGCGGCACCGGCGACAAGGGCTTTATCGGCGGGGCCGACATCAAGGAAATGGCCGCGCTCGACCGCGCCAGCGCCGAGGCCTTCATCAGCGGGCTGCGCCGGCTGTGCGATGCCGTGCGCCACCTGCCGGTGCCGGTGATCGCGCGCATGCCGGGCTGGTGCCTGGGCGGCGGGCTGGAGCTGGCGCTGGCGTGCGATATCCGCATCGCCGCCGACAACGCGCAGCTGGGCATGCCCGAGGTGAAGGTCGGCATCCCGTCGGTGATCCATGCCGCGCTGATGCCGCGCCTGATCGGCAACGCGCGCACCGCGTGGATGCTGCTGACGGGCGAGATCTCTGACGCCGCCGAGGCGCTGCAGTGGGGCCTGGTCAGCCGCGTAGTGCCGCTGGACGGGCTGGACCAGGAAGTCGAGCGCGTCGCCGCGCTGCTGGCGGGCTTTGGCCCGGTCGCGGTGCGCCAGCAGAAGCGCCTGCTGCGCGAGTGGGAAGACGCGCCGCTCGACGTCTCGATCGACAACAGCGTGACCGAGTTCGGCAGCGCCTTCGACACCGGCGAGCCGCAGCAGCACATGGCCACCTTCCTGAACCGCAAGCGCTGA
- a CDS encoding SlyX family protein, whose protein sequence is MDDRINELEIKLAFQEDLLDTLNSTVARQQQQIDLLQEQFRALYQQVRSAATTAAEADPLQEIPPHY, encoded by the coding sequence ATGGACGATCGCATCAACGAACTCGAAATCAAGCTCGCCTTCCAGGAAGACCTGCTCGATACCCTGAACAGCACCGTGGCCCGCCAGCAGCAGCAAATCGACCTGCTGCAGGAACAGTTCCGCGCGCTGTACCAGCAGGTGCGCAGCGCCGCCACCACCGCGGCCGAAGCCGACCCCCTGCAGGAAATCCCGCCGCACTACTGA
- a CDS encoding DMT family transporter: protein MTHHEDCAARCDAARRTHTAHTAHTASTALWATPLFVLLWSSGAIAARLALDHATPFALLTLRFALVCAVLGAIGLARRRLLPPRGERLHTAGAGLLLIGGYSVFYFLALDRGMTPGVLATVLGAQPMLTLLLTERRVSAARLGGLALAFAGLAMVVADSLLLARLSPAGVLCALASLASMTVGAILQKRSVRAPAEVLPLQYGASLAACLLCLPFQPFAFEASLAFAAPLLWLSLGISIGATLLFYRLIHAGNLVNVTSLFYLVPAGTAALDYLLLGNRMAPLALAGMGAVLAGLGLVFRGTKG from the coding sequence ATGACCCACCACGAAGACTGCGCGGCGCGCTGCGACGCCGCGCGCAGAACCCACACCGCGCACACCGCGCACACCGCATCCACCGCCCTCTGGGCCACGCCGCTGTTCGTGCTGCTATGGAGCAGCGGCGCCATCGCCGCCCGGCTGGCGCTCGACCATGCCACCCCGTTTGCCCTGCTGACGCTGCGCTTTGCGCTGGTGTGCGCCGTGCTGGGCGCGATCGGCCTGGCGCGCAGGCGCCTGTTGCCGCCGCGCGGCGAGCGGCTGCACACGGCCGGCGCGGGCCTGCTGCTGATCGGCGGCTACTCGGTCTTCTACTTCCTGGCCCTGGACCGCGGCATGACGCCCGGCGTGCTGGCCACGGTGCTCGGCGCGCAGCCGATGCTGACGCTGCTGCTGACCGAGCGCCGCGTCAGTGCCGCGCGCCTCGGCGGCCTGGCGCTGGCGTTCGCGGGGCTGGCCATGGTCGTCGCCGACAGCCTGCTGCTGGCCCGGCTGTCGCCGGCGGGCGTGCTGTGCGCGCTGGCCTCGCTGGCCAGCATGACAGTCGGCGCGATCCTGCAGAAGCGCAGCGTGCGCGCCCCCGCCGAAGTGCTGCCGCTGCAGTACGGCGCCAGCCTGGCGGCCTGCCTGCTGTGCCTGCCGTTCCAGCCCTTCGCCTTCGAAGCGTCGCTGGCGTTTGCCGCGCCGCTGCTGTGGCTGTCGCTCGGGATCTCGATCGGCGCGACGCTGCTGTTCTACCGCCTGATCCACGCCGGCAACCTGGTCAACGTGACCAGCCTGTTCTACCTGGTGCCGGCGGGCACGGCGGCGCTCGATTACCTGCTGCTGGGCAATCGCATGGCGCCGCTGGCGCTGGCGGGGATGGGGGCGGTGCTGGCGGGGCTGGGGTTGGTGTTTCGGGGCACCAAGGGTTGA
- a CDS encoding patatin-like phospholipase family protein codes for MKAAPHHCLRHASVLGTLAALALAAGTAMAADRPGPGRDADADAAASLAAPAPTPAHTHPAAAARPRICLVLSGGGARGAAHIGVLKVLETMRIPVDCIAGTSMGSLVGGAYATGMGPAEMERLVGGLSTDKLFKERPPRQDLTVRRKQDDFTNLITPEIGLQASGLLLPKGAVSGVQLETVLRQLARTPGFRDFDQLPIPYRAVATDLVAGTPVVFSQGELANVMRASMSVPGAVAPAEYEGRLLVDGGLTDNLPVGVARAMGADIVIAVNLGTPLMKREELTSVIGVTGQMLNILTEQNVRASLASLRPTDVLIEPALGDFSATDFDHLPTTIPIGEAAARKVADRLAPLALPPAQYAALRAAQQAVQPPDTRPVDEIRLAPLHRVNPEYATAVMQTRPGEPIDQAALDQDMRRLFGTGDFEHVNYGILEEPGRRVLTVNAVEKSYGPDYLRFGLGLSSDFRGDAYFNLIGSYRRTWLNALGAEWRTDVQVGQTSALTSEFYQPLDTRQYFFIAPRIELERRPVNVFQGSTRIATYDVRRFDVALDVGSQFTKYGELRVGVQTGSEHATLSTGPASLSPGPGNIRRGAITGRLFFDQLDSVDFPRFGYAGGLRIYASQPGLGADRAYVKAQADGVYAHSFGDHTVSFGFKVGGNPGGNPLPPYDLFQWGGFLQQSGYATGQLMGGNLQFARLVYYNKLARQTLLQGVYAGFSMEAGRVGDPLVPGSPTGLLKSGSLFLALDSPLGPLYLAYGRAAAGVYSFYLYLGKPF; via the coding sequence ATGAAGGCAGCCCCACACCATTGCCTGCGCCACGCCAGCGTGCTGGGCACGCTCGCGGCCCTCGCGCTGGCCGCCGGCACCGCGATGGCCGCGGACCGCCCCGGGCCCGGACGCGACGCTGACGCCGACGCTGCCGCAAGCCTTGCCGCCCCCGCTCCAACGCCAGCCCATACGCATCCGGCCGCGGCCGCGCGTCCGCGCATCTGCCTGGTGCTGTCGGGTGGCGGCGCGCGTGGCGCGGCGCATATCGGCGTGCTCAAGGTGCTGGAGACGATGCGCATCCCGGTCGACTGCATCGCCGGCACCAGCATGGGTTCGCTGGTCGGCGGCGCCTACGCCACCGGCATGGGGCCGGCCGAGATGGAGCGGCTGGTCGGCGGCCTTAGCACGGACAAGCTCTTCAAAGAGCGGCCGCCGCGCCAGGACCTGACCGTGCGGCGCAAGCAGGACGACTTCACCAACCTGATCACGCCCGAGATCGGCTTGCAGGCGAGCGGCCTGCTGCTGCCCAAGGGCGCGGTCTCCGGCGTGCAGCTGGAAACGGTGCTGCGCCAGCTGGCCCGGACCCCGGGCTTCCGCGACTTCGACCAGCTGCCGATCCCGTACCGCGCCGTGGCGACAGACCTGGTGGCAGGCACGCCGGTGGTGTTCAGCCAGGGCGAGCTGGCCAACGTGATGCGCGCCAGCATGTCGGTGCCCGGCGCGGTGGCGCCGGCGGAATACGAGGGCCGGCTGCTGGTCGACGGCGGCCTGACCGACAACCTGCCGGTCGGCGTGGCGCGCGCCATGGGCGCCGATATCGTCATTGCCGTGAACCTGGGCACGCCGCTGATGAAGCGCGAGGAACTGACCTCGGTCATCGGCGTGACCGGCCAGATGCTCAACATCCTGACCGAGCAGAACGTGCGCGCGTCGCTGGCCTCGCTGCGGCCCACCGACGTGCTGATCGAGCCCGCGCTGGGGGATTTCTCCGCGACCGACTTCGACCACCTGCCCACCACCATCCCGATCGGGGAGGCCGCCGCGCGCAAGGTGGCCGACCGCCTCGCGCCGCTGGCGCTGCCGCCGGCGCAGTATGCCGCATTGCGCGCGGCGCAGCAGGCGGTGCAGCCGCCCGACACCCGCCCGGTCGACGAGATCCGGCTGGCGCCGCTGCATCGCGTCAATCCGGAGTATGCGACCGCGGTGATGCAGACCCGGCCGGGCGAGCCGATCGACCAGGCCGCGCTGGACCAGGACATGCGCCGGCTGTTCGGCACCGGCGACTTCGAGCACGTGAACTACGGGATCCTGGAAGAGCCGGGCCGGCGCGTACTCACCGTCAATGCGGTGGAAAAATCGTACGGCCCGGACTACCTGCGTTTCGGGCTGGGGCTGAGCTCGGACTTCCGCGGCGATGCCTACTTCAACCTGATCGGCAGCTACCGGCGCACCTGGCTCAATGCACTGGGGGCGGAATGGCGCACCGACGTGCAGGTGGGCCAGACCTCGGCGCTGACCAGCGAGTTCTACCAGCCGCTGGATACGCGCCAGTACTTCTTCATCGCGCCGCGCATCGAGCTGGAGCGGCGCCCGGTCAATGTGTTCCAGGGCAGCACGCGCATCGCCACCTACGACGTGCGCCGCTTCGACGTCGCGCTCGACGTCGGCAGCCAGTTCACCAAGTACGGCGAGCTGCGCGTCGGGGTGCAGACCGGCTCGGAGCATGCCACCCTCAGCACCGGGCCGGCGTCGCTGTCGCCGGGGCCAGGCAATATCCGGCGCGGCGCCATCACCGGCCGACTCTTCTTCGACCAGCTCGACAGCGTCGACTTCCCGCGCTTCGGCTATGCCGGCGGCTTGCGGATCTACGCCTCGCAACCCGGGCTCGGGGCCGACCGCGCCTATGTCAAGGCGCAGGCCGACGGCGTCTACGCACATTCGTTCGGCGACCACACCGTGTCGTTCGGCTTCAAGGTTGGCGGCAATCCCGGCGGCAACCCGCTGCCGCCCTATGACCTGTTCCAGTGGGGCGGCTTCCTGCAGCAGTCCGGCTACGCCACCGGCCAGCTGATGGGCGGCAACCTGCAGTTTGCGCGGCTGGTGTACTACAACAAGCTGGCGCGGCAGACGCTGCTGCAAGGCGTCTACGCCGGGTTCTCGATGGAGGCGGGCCGCGTGGGCGATCCGCTGGTGCCGGGCAGCCCCACCGGGCTGCTCAAGTCCGGGTCGCTGTTCCTGGCGCTCGACAGCCCGCTCGGGCCGCTTTACCTGGCCTATGGCCGCGCGGCGGCAGGCGTCTACAGCTTCTACCTGTACCTGGGCAAACCGTTCTGA
- a CDS encoding Bug family tripartite tricarboxylate transporter substrate binding protein has protein sequence MKPALIAMALLGIAGTAHAAYPERPIKLIVPYAAGGTTDIIARIVGTRLGPVLGQPVVIENRPGAGGAVGSAYAAKQPADGYTLVMEVESSHAVNPNVYLKTAYDPVKDFAPISNLADVPNVLVVNPSFPATDLASFIKLLKANPGKYSFGSSGNGGLSHMNGELFMNATGTRMLHVPYKGLGPALNDAVAGQIQVVFDNIPSSSGLIEGGRLKPLAVAAKQRLKVLPNVPTYAEAGLPAMNNPSWFGLGAPAGTPAAILDQLNDAVRKVLAEPEVIAAIEKQGAIPAPTSRKAFGDLIRGQNAHWKQVVEDIRFTKLQ, from the coding sequence ATGAAACCAGCCCTTATCGCCATGGCGCTGCTCGGCATCGCCGGCACCGCGCACGCCGCCTACCCCGAGCGGCCGATCAAGCTGATCGTGCCCTACGCGGCCGGCGGCACCACCGACATCATCGCCCGCATCGTCGGCACCCGCCTGGGCCCGGTGCTGGGCCAGCCGGTGGTGATCGAGAACCGCCCCGGCGCCGGCGGCGCGGTCGGCAGCGCTTACGCCGCCAAGCAGCCGGCCGACGGCTACACGCTGGTGATGGAGGTGGAAAGCTCGCACGCGGTCAACCCCAACGTCTACCTGAAGACCGCCTACGACCCGGTCAAGGACTTCGCGCCGATCAGCAACCTGGCCGACGTGCCCAACGTGCTGGTGGTCAATCCGTCCTTCCCGGCCACGGACCTGGCGTCGTTCATCAAGCTGCTCAAGGCCAACCCCGGCAAGTATTCGTTCGGCTCGTCCGGCAACGGCGGCCTCAGCCATATGAACGGGGAGCTGTTCATGAACGCCACCGGCACGCGCATGCTGCACGTGCCGTACAAGGGCCTGGGCCCGGCGCTCAACGATGCGGTGGCCGGCCAGATCCAGGTGGTGTTCGACAATATCCCGTCGTCGTCGGGGCTGATCGAGGGCGGCCGCCTGAAGCCGCTGGCGGTGGCCGCGAAGCAGCGCCTGAAGGTGCTGCCCAACGTGCCCACCTATGCCGAGGCCGGCCTGCCGGCGATGAACAACCCGTCGTGGTTCGGCCTGGGCGCGCCGGCCGGCACCCCCGCCGCCATCCTCGACCAGCTCAACGACGCCGTGCGCAAGGTGCTGGCCGAGCCGGAGGTGATCGCCGCCATCGAGAAGCAGGGCGCGATCCCGGCACCGACCTCGCGCAAGGCCTTCGGCGACCTGATCCGTGGGCAGAACGCGCACTGGAAGCAGGTGGTCGAGGACATCCGCTTCACCAAGCTCCAGTAA
- a CDS encoding VOC family protein: protein MQVQPYLFFEGRCDEAVEFYKQTLGARVNARMTFADNPDAGKGGEGCQPGAGARDKVMHLEFQVGDSIILASDGQCSNQPAFQGFGLAITFPDKAGVEKAFNGLKEGGQVLMPLDKTFFADQFGMVADRFGIMWMLLTAPK, encoded by the coding sequence ATGCAAGTCCAGCCCTATCTGTTTTTCGAAGGCCGTTGCGATGAAGCGGTCGAGTTCTACAAGCAGACCCTTGGCGCCAGGGTCAACGCCCGGATGACCTTCGCCGACAACCCCGACGCCGGCAAGGGCGGCGAAGGCTGCCAGCCCGGTGCCGGCGCCCGGGACAAGGTCATGCACCTGGAATTCCAGGTCGGCGACAGCATCATTTTGGCTTCCGACGGGCAGTGCTCGAACCAGCCCGCGTTCCAGGGCTTCGGGCTGGCGATCACGTTCCCCGACAAGGCCGGGGTCGAGAAGGCCTTCAACGGCCTGAAGGAAGGCGGCCAGGTGCTGATGCCGCTGGACAAGACCTTCTTTGCCGACCAGTTCGGCATGGTGGCCGACCGTTTCGGCATCATGTGGATGCTGCTGACGGCGCCGAAGTAA
- a CDS encoding DUF1439 domain-containing protein, which produces MRLTPSLLLAAACIAAPAVAGYNVWTGEYSLSRQELQTELDKRFPATLRYAEVVSVQLSHPRLVLDEASNRITTHVDARLTNGLLPSPPVDGKLALNSGVRYDPARRAVLLDNPTVQQVEVAGMAQYREQLNAIGAVVAQQLLKDYPIYTFKPEELRVGGKDVEPGAITVGKDEVRVEVKQR; this is translated from the coding sequence ATGCGCCTGACACCCTCCCTGCTGCTTGCCGCCGCCTGCATCGCCGCCCCGGCCGTTGCCGGCTACAACGTCTGGACCGGCGAATATTCCCTGAGCCGCCAGGAACTGCAGACCGAACTGGACAAGCGCTTCCCCGCCACGCTGCGCTACGCCGAAGTCGTCAGCGTGCAGCTCAGCCACCCGCGGCTGGTGCTGGATGAAGCCAGCAACCGCATCACCACCCATGTCGACGCACGCCTGACCAACGGCCTGCTGCCTTCGCCACCGGTCGACGGCAAGCTGGCGCTCAACAGCGGCGTGCGCTACGACCCGGCCAGGCGCGCGGTGCTGCTCGACAACCCGACCGTGCAGCAGGTCGAAGTCGCCGGCATGGCGCAATACCGCGAACAGCTCAACGCCATCGGCGCCGTGGTCGCGCAGCAGTTGCTGAAGGATTACCCGATCTATACCTTCAAGCCGGAGGAACTGCGCGTCGGCGGCAAGGACGTGGAGCCGGGCGCGATCACGGTGGGCAAGGATGAGGTCAGGGTGGAGGTGAAGCAGCGGTAG
- a CDS encoding DUF6691 family protein, giving the protein MGTLLALLAGLVFGIGLILSGMANPAKVLGFLDLAGAWDPSLAFVMAGAIVFGVAAFALARRRQRSWLGLPMQWPALAAVTPRLLLGSAAFGVGWGLAGFCPGPALVALGAGYAKAWGFVAAMLAGMALFEVAEALARRRR; this is encoded by the coding sequence ATGGGCACGCTGCTGGCGTTGCTGGCCGGACTGGTGTTCGGCATCGGCCTGATTCTGTCGGGCATGGCCAACCCGGCCAAGGTGCTGGGCTTTCTGGACCTCGCCGGCGCCTGGGACCCGTCGCTCGCCTTTGTCATGGCCGGCGCGATCGTGTTCGGCGTGGCGGCGTTCGCGCTGGCGCGCCGGCGCCAGCGCTCGTGGCTGGGGCTGCCGATGCAGTGGCCGGCGCTGGCCGCGGTCACGCCGCGGCTGCTGCTGGGCAGCGCCGCGTTCGGGGTGGGCTGGGGCCTGGCCGGATTCTGCCCGGGCCCGGCGCTGGTCGCGCTGGGTGCGGGCTATGCCAAGGCCTGGGGCTTTGTCGCGGCGATGCTGGCCGGCATGGCGCTGTTCGAAGTGGCGGAGGCACTGGCGCGACGGCGCCGTTGA
- a CDS encoding YeeE/YedE family protein, which translates to MQIDFHHFTPWLSLAGGLVIGVAAALMILGLGRIAGISGIVGGLLRLPHGDTAWRAAFVIGLLLSPWLATAFDAMPAAHIDAGWTEVLVAGLLVGLGTRYAGGCTSGHGVCGLSRGSVRSLAATATFMAAGFLTVLVQRHVLGG; encoded by the coding sequence ATGCAGATCGATTTCCACCATTTCACGCCCTGGCTGTCGCTGGCCGGCGGGCTTGTCATCGGCGTCGCGGCGGCGCTGATGATCCTGGGGCTGGGCCGCATTGCCGGCATCAGCGGCATCGTCGGCGGGCTGCTGCGGCTGCCGCACGGCGACACCGCCTGGCGCGCCGCGTTCGTCATCGGCCTGCTGCTGTCGCCATGGCTGGCCACCGCGTTCGATGCCATGCCCGCGGCGCACATCGACGCGGGCTGGACCGAGGTGCTGGTCGCCGGCCTGCTGGTGGGCCTGGGCACGCGCTACGCCGGCGGCTGCACCAGCGGCCACGGCGTGTGCGGCCTGTCGCGCGGATCGGTGCGTTCGCTCGCGGCTACCGCGACCTTCATGGCGGCCGGCTTCCTGACGGTGCTGGTGCAGCGCCACGTACTGGGAGGCTGA